The nucleotide window CCAACACCTTTTACCGCCAGCGCACCTACTATCGCTGGAACAACGGCTGGAGCCGCTCCGTCAGCCCGAACGGGCCTTGGGAAGACACCACCATCGAAGGCGTACCAGGGGGCTTGGGGCGCCAGTTCCACTAGAGAGTGCTTGCTCCTCCGACCTGTAGGAGCTGCCGAAGGCTGCGATCTTTTCGCTCCGAGACTCAATTGTCCGGGGAAAGATCGCAGCCTCGCTTCGCTCGACAGCTCCTGCATCTCTCCTACAAGGTTCGACCTGTCATCCCCATCGTCGTAGAATGCGCGCCTTTGTGAGCTATCGGAGCACCTGACCATGACGACCACCCCGGCCGGCGACTACCTGGAAACCCTCTACGAAGGCTATGGCCAACGTTTCCGGATGGACAAGCTGCTGCACGAAGTGCGTACCGAACACCAGCACCTGGTGATTTTCGAAAACCCGCGCATGGGCCGGGTGATGGCGCTCGATGGCGTGATCCAGACCACCGAGGCCGATGAGTTCATCTACCACGAAATGCTCACCCACGTGCCCATCCTCGCCCACGGCAAGGCCAAGCGTGTGCTGATCATCGGTGGCGGTGATGGCGGCATGTTGCGTGAAGTCACCAAGCACCTGGGCGTCGAGCACATCACCATGGTGGAGATCGACGGCACCGTGGTGGACATGTGCAAGGAGTTCCTGCCCAACCATTCCAAAGGCGCCTACGACGATCCGCGACTGAACCTGGTGATCGACGACGGCATGCGCTTCGTTTCCAGCACCCAGGAGAAGTTCGACGTCATCATTTCCGACTCCACCGACCCGATCGGCCCGGGTGAAGTGTTGTTCTCGGAAAATTTCTACCAGGCTTGCCATCGCTGCCTGAACGACGGCGGCATCCTGGTGACCCAGAACGGCACGCCGTTCATGCAGCTGGGCGAAGTGCAGACCACCGCCGGCCGGCTGCGTGGCCTGTTTGCCGACTGGCACTTCTACCAGGCAGCCGTGCCGACCTACATCGGCGGCGCCATGACTTTCGCCTGGGGTTCGACCGACAGCGCTTACCGCAAACTCTCCCGTGAAACCCTGCACGAGCGGTTCATTGGCAGTGGCATCGTCACCCGTTACTACAACCCCGAGATTCATCTCGGTGCGTTTGCGATGCCGCAGTATGTGTTGCAGGCGATCAACAAGCCGAGTAACGACTGATTTGGTTGGGGCTTTTTGTGGCGAGGGGATTTATCCCCGCTGGGCTGCGAAGCAGCCCCACCAATTGCAACTCGGTGTGTCAGGTTGATTGAGTTGTTTGGAATGGGGCTGCTGTGCAGCCCAGCGGGGATAAATCCACTCGCCACAATCGGGTTCGGCCTCATGTTGGGGGCCGGCATTTTGTGTTTCCAGATATTCATTGAACGAATTTTTCACAAAATCTTGCGGACAATCCTCGCGCCGTTATTGCCGCCGGTTATTTAATGGCAATGCCGTAGCCGTTCGTGCAACATCTGCGCTCTTGCGCAACCCCCGGGCCAGGCTTTGGCCAGCGGAGGGTGCGCCTTTGTACTTTTTGTCACTCCAACTCCAATAGGGTCCTCAAACGACATGGCAATCCCGGACGCCCTGAGTCAGCAGCGAAGCACCCATCGCCTGCTGCAACCGACCGTCAAATCGCACCTGGCCTACACATTGCTCTGCGCCCTGGTGATGATGGTGATGTTCAGCCTGCTGCGTGTGGCGCTGCTGGTCTATAACCGCCAAATGATCCTCGATACACCGGCCTCGACTTTCGTTGAAGCCTTCGCCAATGGCCTGCGTTTTGACCTGCGCCTGGTGGTCTACCTCAGCATTCCGCTGCTGCTGGCGCTGTTCAGCGTCCGCGCCATGGCGGCCCGCGGCTTCTTTCGTTTCTGGCTGACCGTCACCTCCAGCATTGCGCTGTTCCTGGGCCTGATGGAGATGGACTTTTATCGTGAGTTCCACCAGCGCCTCAACGGCCTGGTCTTCCAATACGTGAAGGAAGATCCGAAAACCGTGATGAGCATGCTCTGGTACGGATTCCCGGTGGTGCGCTACCTGTTGGCCTGGGCCGGCGGCACCATCATCCTGAGCCTGGCGTTCAAGGGCGCGGACCGTGCAACCCGCCCGCGCGGCCCGTTCAGCGGCGGCAGCATCGGCACCCGCCAGATCGCCCCGTGGTACGGCCGGGTGGCGGTGTTCGTCGTCTGCCTGCTGGTGGCGGTGGCCGCGGCGCGTGGCACCTTGCGTCAAGGCCCGCCGCTGCGTTGGGGTGACGTCTATACCACCGATTCGAACTTCGCCAACCAGCTGGGCCTCAATGGCACGCTGTCGCTGGTGGC belongs to Pseudomonas sp. B21-028 and includes:
- the speE gene encoding polyamine aminopropyltransferase; the protein is MTTTPAGDYLETLYEGYGQRFRMDKLLHEVRTEHQHLVIFENPRMGRVMALDGVIQTTEADEFIYHEMLTHVPILAHGKAKRVLIIGGGDGGMLREVTKHLGVEHITMVEIDGTVVDMCKEFLPNHSKGAYDDPRLNLVIDDGMRFVSSTQEKFDVIISDSTDPIGPGEVLFSENFYQACHRCLNDGGILVTQNGTPFMQLGEVQTTAGRLRGLFADWHFYQAAVPTYIGGAMTFAWGSTDSAYRKLSRETLHERFIGSGIVTRYYNPEIHLGAFAMPQYVLQAINKPSND